A single region of the Thermovirga sp. genome encodes:
- a CDS encoding PhoH family protein yields MRSARGDKPTVEPVELGDAGSIGVADEESFSRLLGPRDENLRLIEERYPVRLVVRDLSVSVQGPDADVVNLVTKLLRQLVNIVRKGHALRPAEITYAMNAFAEQGVVDLMPLYEDVICLTYRGKPVRPKTGGQKRYVDAIRKNDVLFAVGPAGTGKTYLAVGLAVAALKEGKVSRVVLVRPAVEAGESLGYLPGDLREKVEPYLRPLYDAFYEMFSPERFTKYVEKKIIEIAPLAYMRGRTLNDSFIILDEAQNTTPEQMKMFLTRLGFGSKAVVIGDITQIDLPSGKESGLKVVRNILKDIPAIDFVSLGKNDVVRHEVVQKIVQAYEDYEKKQR; encoded by the coding sequence ATGAGGTCCGCCAGGGGCGATAAACCGACGGTTGAACCGGTGGAACTCGGCGACGCCGGATCCATTGGGGTCGCTGACGAAGAATCCTTCTCCCGTCTCCTGGGTCCGAGGGACGAAAACCTCAGGCTCATCGAGGAGCGTTATCCGGTCAGGCTCGTCGTGAGAGATCTTTCCGTTTCTGTCCAGGGGCCCGACGCCGACGTGGTGAACCTGGTCACGAAACTGCTCCGCCAACTGGTGAATATCGTCCGAAAGGGGCATGCTCTCCGGCCTGCCGAGATTACCTACGCCATGAACGCTTTTGCCGAGCAGGGTGTCGTTGATCTTATGCCCCTGTACGAGGACGTGATATGCTTGACCTACCGAGGGAAGCCGGTGCGTCCGAAAACAGGAGGCCAAAAGCGCTACGTCGATGCCATACGGAAGAACGATGTCCTCTTCGCTGTAGGCCCCGCCGGGACCGGCAAGACCTACTTGGCGGTGGGGCTTGCTGTGGCTGCCCTCAAGGAGGGCAAGGTCAGCAGGGTCGTCCTGGTTCGGCCCGCCGTGGAGGCTGGGGAGAGTCTAGGCTACCTCCCCGGCGACTTGAGGGAGAAGGTGGAGCCTTACCTCAGACCGCTTTACGATGCTTTTTACGAGATGTTCTCCCCGGAAAGGTTCACGAAGTATGTTGAAAAGAAGATCATTGAGATCGCCCCCCTCGCGTACATGAGGGGCAGGACCCTGAATGACAGTTTCATAATACTCGACGAGGCCCAAAACACCACACCGGAACAGATGAAGATGTTTCTCACCAGGCTCGGTTTCGGATCGAAGGCGGTCGTCATTGGTGATATAACCCAGATAGACCTCCCATCGGGTAAGGAGTCGGGTCTCAAGGTCGTAAGGAATATTCTCAAGGACATCCCCGCGATCGACTTCGTGTCCCTCGGTAAGAACGACGTGGTCCGCCATGAAGTTGTCCAGAAAATTGTGCAGGCCTATGAAGATTATGAGAAAAAGCAACGGTAA
- a CDS encoding NifU family protein, whose amino-acid sequence MDAEQKVRSLIEEQVRPALQSHGGDIELVRYDPDGGVLTVRLKGACGNCPFAAETLRSQVEAVVRKEMPEIEKVVRAV is encoded by the coding sequence ATGGACGCGGAACAAAAGGTGAGATCGCTCATAGAGGAACAGGTCCGGCCCGCCCTTCAGTCTCACGGGGGAGATATCGAACTTGTAAGGTATGATCCCGACGGTGGGGTGCTGACCGTGCGGCTCAAGGGAGCATGCGGTAATTGCCCCTTCGCTGCCGAGACACTGCGTTCCCAAGTGGAAGCCGTTGTCAGAAAGGAGATGCCCGAGATAGAAAAGGTCGTCAGGGCGGTATGA
- a CDS encoding pyruvate carboxylase subunit B, which produces MSVGSKEQAKTAPASEKRERERDEEPQKKRIGITETALRDAHQSIMATRLRTEDMIPVAEQMDEVGYHSLEVWGGATFDTCMRFLEEDPWERLRTLRKCFRKTRLQMLLRGQNIVGYRHYADDVVREFVKRAVGNGVDIIRVFDALNDLRNMEVAADQVKKEGSHLQMSLCYTISPMHTLEAFADMSLKMKKMGADSICIKDMAGLLGPVEAFELVKAVKKKTSLPVQVHSHYTSGMASMAYWAAILAGADVVDCAISPFAMGSSQPATETIVASLAGKDFEAGITLERLVPVSRYFKELREKYSKLIMGLERVDINVLIYQIPGGMYSNLVSQLREQDSLDRLQDVLREVPLVRKEMGYPPLVTPTSQLVGSQATLNVLMGERWKMVSKEVKNYFLGYYGKPPGSLDEAIQKKVIGVEKAITCRPGEVLEPELPGVYKTMGAWITQPEDALSYALFPAVAKDFLVRKFARENLRDVGLQPLVEDAAYPL; this is translated from the coding sequence AAGGAGCAGGCGAAAACCGCTCCCGCTTCGGAGAAACGAGAGAGAGAGAGAGACGAGGAGCCCCAGAAGAAAAGGATAGGCATCACCGAGACGGCCCTCAGGGACGCCCACCAGTCTATCATGGCTACGAGGTTGCGGACCGAGGACATGATCCCCGTGGCGGAACAGATGGATGAGGTTGGGTACCACTCCCTGGAAGTATGGGGGGGCGCCACTTTTGACACCTGCATGCGTTTCCTCGAGGAGGACCCCTGGGAACGGCTCCGGACTCTTAGGAAATGCTTCCGCAAGACAAGGCTCCAGATGCTCCTCCGGGGCCAGAATATAGTGGGCTACCGTCATTACGCCGACGATGTGGTGAGAGAGTTCGTCAAAAGGGCCGTCGGCAACGGCGTTGATATAATCAGGGTTTTCGATGCCCTGAACGACCTTAGGAACATGGAGGTCGCCGCCGACCAAGTCAAGAAGGAGGGTTCCCACCTCCAGATGAGTCTCTGCTATACGATCTCTCCCATGCACACCCTGGAAGCTTTCGCGGACATGTCCCTCAAGATGAAGAAGATGGGTGCCGACTCCATATGCATCAAGGATATGGCGGGCCTTCTCGGCCCGGTGGAAGCCTTCGAACTGGTAAAGGCGGTAAAAAAGAAGACATCCCTGCCGGTGCAGGTCCATTCCCACTACACCAGCGGTATGGCGTCCATGGCTTATTGGGCAGCGATACTTGCCGGAGCCGATGTAGTGGACTGCGCTATCTCGCCCTTCGCGATGGGATCCAGCCAGCCGGCCACGGAGACGATCGTGGCGTCCCTCGCTGGGAAGGATTTCGAGGCCGGCATCACTCTCGAAAGGCTGGTGCCCGTGTCGAGGTACTTCAAGGAACTCAGGGAGAAGTACAGCAAGCTGATAATGGGTCTTGAAAGGGTGGACATCAACGTTCTCATTTACCAGATACCCGGCGGAATGTACTCCAACCTGGTGAGCCAACTCAGGGAACAGGACTCCCTTGACAGGCTTCAGGATGTGCTCAGGGAGGTCCCGCTTGTCCGGAAGGAGATGGGCTATCCGCCCCTGGTCACGCCTACGAGCCAGCTGGTTGGTTCCCAGGCGACCCTTAATGTCCTCATGGGCGAGAGGTGGAAGATGGTCTCCAAGGAGGTAAAGAACTACTTCCTCGGATACTACGGGAAGCCCCCGGGATCGCTGGACGAGGCGATCCAGAAGAAGGTAATCGGCGTCGAAAAGGCGATCACCTGCCGACCGGGAGAGGTCCTCGAACCGGAATTGCCCGGCGTCTACAAGACCATGGGAGCCTGGATAACGCAGCCCGAGGACGCCCTGAGCTACGCCCTCTTCCCGGCCGTCGCGAAGGACTTTCTCGTCAGGAAGTTTGCCAGGGAAAATCTCAGGGACGTGGGGCTCCAGCCCCTGGTGGAAGACGCGGCTTACCCGCTGTAG